From Zingiber officinale cultivar Zhangliang chromosome 5B, Zo_v1.1, whole genome shotgun sequence, the proteins below share one genomic window:
- the LOC121986870 gene encoding aspartic proteinase CDR1-like — MATFLALSLAVLMAAAAAAAASGSFSVELIHRDSPKSPLYNPAATRVDRARAAARRSAYHGQRLSASASHDIVSKVVADTGEYLMEFQLGTPAFKIMAIADTGSDLIWTNCKPCSQCFDQVQPLFDPRNSTTFSPISCQSQACEALPSQGCDDNSDCEYHYAYGDRSNVDGVLATETFTFGSTKVSKIAFGCNSQSSGTFRNTTSGLVGLGAGAVSLVSQLSPHLDSNYFSYCLVPIMDEKSSSKLVFGSAGKVAERSKVTTPMSIEQSFYALSLEEISVEGGGSVSVNSSSSSQLSDGNIIIDSGTTLTLLFEDVVSSLVEQVSQVVDLSQVDDPEGLFPLCFQVSQESDQEKLPTLTFKFAGDASVKMTPLNMFLEVEEQVLCLAVTATTADVGLQILGNVAQQNFHVGYDLDNKELSFASTDCTKV; from the coding sequence ATGGCGACCTTTCTTGCGCTCTCCTTAGCGGTTCTAATGgcggcagcggcggcggcggccgctTCTGGAAGCTTCAGCGTCGAGCTGATCCACCGTGACTCGCCCAAGTCGCCGTTGTACAACCCCGCCGCCACCCGCGTCGACCGCGCCCGTGCCGCCGCCCGCCGCTCCGCCTACCACGGGCAGCGTCTCTCGGCCTCGGCCTCCCACGACATCGTCTCCAAAGTCGTGGCCGACACAGGCGAGTACCTGATGGAATTCCAACTCGGGACGCCGGCGTTCAAGATCATGGCCATCGCCGACACCGGCAGCGACCTTATCTGGACCAACTGCAAGCCCTGCTCCCAGTGCTTCGATCAAGTCCAGCCCCTCTTCGACCCCCGCAACTCCACCACCTTCAGCCCGATCTCCTGCCAGTCGCAGGCCTGCGAGGCCCTCCCGTCCCAGGGCTGCGACGACAATTCCGACTGCGAGTACCACTACGCCTACGGTGACAGATCCAACGTCGACGGCGTCCTCGCCACCGAGACCTTCACCTTCGGCTCCACCAAAGTTTCCAAGATCGCCTTCGGTTGCAACTCCCAGAGCTCTGGCACCTTCAGAAATACCACCAGCGGCCTCGTCGGGCTCGGCGCCGGAGCCGTCTCTCTCGTCTCCCAACTCTCCCCGCACCTCGACAGCAACTACTTCTCCTATTGCTTGGTCCCCATCATGGACGAAAAATCCAGCAGCAAGCTCGTCTTCGGCTCCGCCGGCAAGGTCGCCGAGAGATCCAAGGTCACCACTCCTATGTCGATCGAACAATCCTTCTACGCCCTCAGTCTGGAGGAGATCAGCGTCGAGGGCGGCGGCTCGGTCTCGGTCAACTCTTCGTCTTCCTCCCAATTAAGCGACGGCAACATCATCATCGACTCCGGGACGACCCTTACCTTGCTGTTCGAAGACGTGGTCTCGAGCCTGGTGGAGCAAGTGTCGCAGGTCGTTGACCTTTCTCAAGTTGACGATCCGGAGGGACTTTTCCCGTTGTGCTTCCAGGTGAGCCAAGAGTCCGACCAGGAAAAGCTGCCGACGTTGACGTTCAAGTTCGCCGGAGACGCGTCGGTTAAGATGACCCCTCTGAACATGTTCCTCGAGGTGGAGGAGCAGGTGCTGTGCCTCGCGGTGACGGCGACCACGGCGGACGTCGGCCTGCAAATACTCGGGAACGTGGCGCAGCAGAATTTCCACGTGGGATATGATCTGGACAACAAGGAGCTATCCTTCGCCAGCACGGACTGTACCAAGGTTTAG